A stretch of Cyanobacterium sp. HL-69 DNA encodes these proteins:
- the acpP gene encoding acyl carrier protein, giving the protein MHFQFPPAIQAGIKAGKYSQVLSASGIPLSMVRDSSTGQFVGHAVGLLNNNGVAFNPVVTPLNLATSGLQMHQMHRGFQAVEASLGVLQATTAVIGVGVVASVALSVVNLYQTIKIRKAVERLELRVENGFIDLKRVFINQGSEIINHIDQVAQDMKFEQHRLILVRAYGQLMAAIKRFNSAIKLKNIQTRNTEINAVRGILFESLADYQNPQLLEENSACGLLRRCECSWLIEQMIIATYQIQNELIVASERLCNLDQQIKNDCVQVLEKCDSGDELDFLFPEITRLHDQDLIVLESWRNNLNYMQSLSKAELQLLQSSEVSQSQLIVDTDNLDNDIIEEPELKIYETLQEKSHFNSLVSQLIFMMKPKLRKEYEDYINDEAKKYNYKVFIPSNLKEVSNFTLANLFWYFLSLDDSDNEESEMVDSQLESIEDENSDDKLEQSKIFLQLKMVIVEQLDVDYNDVNLHSNFSCDLDADSLDAVELIMALEEAFEINIPDKDAEKIQTVKQALQYIELYKNNS; this is encoded by the coding sequence ATGCACTTTCAGTTTCCTCCAGCAATTCAGGCAGGTATAAAAGCAGGTAAGTATTCACAAGTATTGTCTGCCAGTGGAATACCTTTAAGTATGGTTAGAGATTCTTCTACAGGTCAATTTGTAGGTCATGCAGTGGGATTATTGAATAACAACGGGGTGGCATTCAATCCCGTTGTCACACCATTAAATCTAGCTACAAGTGGATTACAAATGCACCAAATGCACAGGGGATTTCAAGCAGTGGAAGCCAGTTTAGGAGTTTTACAAGCAACTACCGCAGTCATTGGCGTCGGTGTTGTTGCTAGTGTCGCCCTTTCTGTTGTCAATTTATATCAAACAATCAAGATTAGAAAAGCGGTAGAAAGATTAGAATTAAGAGTGGAAAATGGTTTTATTGATTTAAAAAGAGTTTTTATCAATCAAGGCTCAGAAATTATTAATCATATCGATCAAGTTGCTCAAGATATGAAATTTGAACAACACCGTTTAATTTTAGTAAGGGCTTATGGTCAACTAATGGCAGCTATTAAACGTTTTAATTCTGCAATAAAATTAAAAAATATTCAAACAAGAAATACAGAAATTAATGCAGTAAGAGGAATATTATTTGAATCATTGGCTGACTATCAGAATCCTCAATTACTAGAAGAAAACTCTGCTTGTGGATTGTTAAGAAGATGCGAATGTTCTTGGTTAATAGAACAAATGATTATAGCTACCTATCAAATACAAAATGAATTGATTGTTGCCAGTGAGCGCTTATGTAATTTAGATCAACAAATCAAGAATGATTGTGTTCAAGTTTTAGAAAAATGCGACTCAGGAGATGAACTTGATTTTTTATTCCCTGAAATTACTAGATTACATGATCAAGATCTAATTGTGTTAGAGTCGTGGCGAAATAATCTTAATTATATGCAATCCCTTTCTAAAGCAGAATTACAATTATTACAAAGTTCTGAAGTTAGTCAATCTCAATTAATTGTTGATACGGATAATTTAGATAACGATATTATCGAAGAACCTGAGTTAAAAATTTATGAAACTTTACAGGAAAAATCTCATTTTAATTCTCTGGTTAGTCAACTAATCTTTATGATGAAACCTAAACTAAGAAAAGAGTATGAAGATTATATTAATGATGAAGCCAAAAAATATAATTATAAAGTTTTTATTCCCTCAAATTTAAAAGAAGTTTCTAACTTTACTTTAGCCAATCTTTTCTGGTATTTCCTTTCCCTTGATGATTCTGATAATGAAGAATCAGAAATGGTTGATAGTCAATTAGAATCAATTGAGGATGAGAATTCTGATGACAAATTAGAACAATCTAAAATTTTCTTGCAACTAAAAATGGTTATTGTTGAACAGTTGGATGTTGATTATAATGATGTCAATCTTCACTCCAATTTTTCTTGTGATCTTGATGCTGATAGCTTAGATGCTGTAGAATTAATCATGGCTTTGGAAGAAGCCTTTGAAATTAATATTCCTGATAAAGACGCTGAAAAAATACAAACTGTTAAACAAGCACTTCAGTATATAGAGCTTTATAAAAACAATTCATGA
- the mltA gene encoding membrane-bound lytic murein transglycosylase MltA: MFLKNKNKKTKNQNKISYSLNLNKTISNLSKVSLINIGLGLFFVPSLFAQNVPLKPVDSLPMEVLDQQILSRDRQSLIRAVDHSLRYLNTESSRKAYENYNVPGFTRERVIASLRRFRELVATSHSSAQLQQAIEREFRFYRSVGHDGDGTVHFTGYFQPIYRASRQRTDEFRYPLYRKPSNFDSWNKPHPTRAQLEGVDGRGTDSVIKGNELVWLGDRLEAYLVQVQGSAELQLTNGQTMTIGFNGATDYPYVSLGRELINDGKVPAEEMSLPRLMQYLESNPDELSVYLPRNNRFIFFNETGGQPPMGSLNVPVTDERSIATDKSIMPPGALALIHTRIPQVNRDGQMTTPVTSRYVLDQDTGSAIRGAGRVDIFFGTGDIPKAQAGLVDWDGDLFYLLLK, encoded by the coding sequence ATGTTTTTAAAAAATAAAAATAAAAAAACAAAAAATCAAAATAAAATAAGTTATAGTCTTAATTTAAACAAAACTATATCTAATTTGTCAAAAGTTAGTTTAATAAATATTGGTTTAGGACTATTTTTTGTCCCTTCTTTGTTTGCTCAAAATGTACCATTAAAACCCGTTGATAGTTTACCCATGGAGGTATTAGATCAACAAATTTTGAGCCGAGATAGACAATCATTAATTCGTGCCGTTGACCATAGTTTACGATACCTTAACACCGAAAGCTCCAGAAAAGCCTACGAAAATTATAATGTGCCTGGTTTTACCCGTGAGAGAGTGATTGCGTCTTTACGACGTTTCCGAGAGTTGGTAGCGACGTCTCATTCTTCGGCACAGTTACAACAAGCTATTGAGAGAGAATTTCGTTTTTATCGTTCTGTGGGTCATGATGGAGATGGTACGGTACACTTTACGGGCTATTTTCAACCCATATATCGTGCTAGTCGTCAAAGGACTGATGAGTTTCGTTATCCTCTTTATCGTAAACCGAGTAATTTTGATTCGTGGAATAAACCCCACCCCACTAGGGCGCAACTAGAAGGAGTGGATGGACGGGGTACTGATAGTGTTATCAAAGGCAATGAATTGGTGTGGCTGGGCGATCGCCTCGAGGCCTATTTAGTACAGGTACAGGGTTCAGCAGAATTACAACTAACCAACGGTCAAACCATGACTATCGGCTTTAATGGTGCCACAGACTATCCCTATGTAAGTTTGGGCAGGGAATTAATTAATGATGGCAAAGTACCTGCCGAGGAGATGAGTTTACCTCGATTGATGCAGTATTTAGAAAGTAACCCCGATGAATTGAGTGTATATTTACCCCGCAATAACCGCTTTATTTTCTTTAATGAAACAGGAGGACAACCCCCCATGGGTAGTTTAAATGTACCTGTTACCGATGAAAGATCCATCGCCACGGATAAATCTATTATGCCCCCCGGAGCGTTGGCATTGATTCATACTCGCATTCCTCAAGTTAACCGAGATGGGCAGATGACTACCCCTGTAACCAGTCGTTATGTCCTAGATCAAGATACAGGAAGTGCCATTAGGGGCGCTGGGAGGGTAGATATTTTCTTTGGTACAGGAGATATTCCCAAAGCCCAAGCAGGTTTAGTGGATTGGGATGGAGATTTATTTTATTTGTTGTTGAAATAG
- the queD gene encoding bifunctional 6-pyruvoyltetrahydropterin / 6-carboxytetrahydropterin synthase QueD — MKCIVNRRAKFSASHRYWLPELSEQENQERFGLNSRFPGHGHNYVLFVSLIGELDQYGMVQNLSNVKKVIKNEVTSQLDYGYLNDIWEEFQETLPTTENIARVIWQRLNPHLPLTDILLYEHPQLWVNYQGKDMEATLSIQTHFSAAHRLASNKLSYEENLEIYGKCARPNGHGHNYHLEVSVTGNMDARTGMIVDLGALQNVIDEYVVEPFDHTFLNKDIAHFADTVPTAENIAFYIATLLKEPVSKLGVELEKIKLIESPNNSCEIFCRNQSFDGVKAQESEKVPALA; from the coding sequence ATGAAATGTATTGTCAATCGTCGAGCAAAATTCAGCGCCAGTCATCGTTATTGGTTGCCTGAGTTATCGGAGCAAGAAAACCAAGAGCGTTTTGGTCTTAATAGCCGTTTTCCTGGTCATGGACATAATTATGTATTATTTGTGTCTTTGATTGGAGAATTGGATCAATATGGCATGGTGCAAAATCTCTCCAATGTAAAAAAGGTTATTAAAAATGAAGTGACCAGTCAGTTAGACTATGGTTATCTTAATGATATATGGGAGGAATTCCAAGAAACTTTACCTACCACCGAAAACATTGCAAGGGTAATTTGGCAACGGTTAAATCCTCATTTACCGTTAACGGACATTTTGTTATACGAACATCCTCAACTTTGGGTAAACTATCAAGGAAAAGATATGGAAGCAACTTTAAGTATTCAAACTCATTTCAGCGCCGCTCATCGTCTAGCCTCTAATAAATTAAGCTATGAAGAAAATTTAGAAATATATGGTAAGTGCGCTCGTCCTAATGGTCATGGACATAATTATCATTTAGAAGTATCTGTGACTGGAAATATGGACGCTCGTACAGGGATGATTGTGGATTTAGGGGCGCTGCAAAATGTCATTGATGAGTATGTGGTAGAACCTTTTGATCACACATTCCTTAACAAAGATATAGCTCATTTTGCTGATACTGTTCCCACCGCAGAAAATATTGCTTTTTATATTGCTACTCTCTTAAAAGAGCCTGTAAGTAAGTTAGGGGTTGAGTTAGAAAAGATTAAACTCATTGAAAGTCCTAATAATTCTTGTGAAATTTTCTGCCGCAATCAAAGTTTTGATGGTGTGAAAGCGCAAGAATCGGAAAAAGTTCCTGCTTTGGCTTAA
- a CDS encoding putative ATP/GTP binding protein yields the protein MTTSPTNNYSGFESWKKQHQELEAICKMLLQQINKTFNEGISSEKLLNEVKKTLQEIKSQRFRIAIIGEFSKGKSTLLNAWLAEEVQPVSITPCTGQITILKYGNKKRVICRYKNGHQEEIPFEKYSQKVSISEDLDHDDLKTLSEELAHSNIKEIILEHPELTLCKNGVEIVDSPGLNEHPNRSGITKQLINDTDAIIFLTSANPLLTEGERKLLEEIRLQVNNGNKTQPANNIFVVINFFDLIRKEKDRLSVEQRVEKVLLGQDGIITGNNRIHYISAQSALDGILENKKDDYVKSFQFFTQSVEQFLTHELGDIKINQTKRELNRLVNLYNSELKQFEKLITKKIKISQKNKQKIFDCIGEATGREVKMGLLVNLILEDTIENVLEYWDKWVENLANRLVKNSEKWTSSEKSKQGKMRDYAQQFTKDLGVDFHDNFESKIISEYLDDHIKLLDEDINNHINAIKNNLESLDLEIGSNLIHQFSLSIANVKQDITLKLFVSKEDSESDTGWFGLGSGVFVASLLSIFTGGLLTPIAFGTGVAFGSGAGELLGWFVDDDCKEKVLEKGWEKFSESGEDIYNNVCDKIIAIFQDRSDIIIQVIQQSICICEELIMQNDLFHQEMIKSSQITLNDIKQKRRYLGKLKINLDYSYLSEF from the coding sequence ATGACTACTTCGCCAACTAATAACTACTCGGGTTTTGAATCTTGGAAAAAACAACATCAAGAATTAGAAGCTATCTGTAAGATGTTATTGCAACAAATAAATAAAACATTTAATGAAGGTATTAGTTCAGAAAAGTTATTAAATGAAGTTAAAAAAACATTACAAGAAATTAAGTCTCAGCGTTTCAGAATTGCTATCATTGGAGAATTTAGCAAAGGAAAATCCACTTTACTCAATGCGTGGCTAGCAGAAGAAGTACAACCAGTTAGTATTACTCCTTGTACTGGTCAAATCACTATTTTAAAATATGGTAATAAAAAAAGAGTAATTTGTCGCTATAAAAATGGACATCAAGAAGAAATACCCTTTGAAAAATACTCCCAAAAAGTAAGTATCTCCGAAGATTTGGATCATGATGATTTAAAAACATTATCAGAAGAATTAGCTCATTCCAACATCAAGGAAATTATTTTAGAGCATCCTGAATTAACTTTATGTAAAAATGGTGTCGAGATTGTTGATTCGCCTGGATTAAATGAACACCCTAACAGAAGTGGCATTACTAAGCAATTGATTAATGATACTGATGCCATAATTTTTTTAACCAGTGCTAATCCTCTTTTGACAGAAGGAGAGAGAAAATTATTGGAAGAAATCAGATTACAAGTTAATAACGGTAATAAAACCCAACCTGCAAATAATATTTTTGTTGTAATTAATTTTTTTGACTTAATACGCAAAGAAAAAGATCGTCTGAGTGTCGAGCAAAGAGTTGAAAAAGTGTTATTGGGGCAAGACGGAATCATAACGGGTAATAATCGTATTCATTATATTTCAGCCCAATCTGCCCTTGATGGAATTTTAGAAAACAAGAAAGATGATTACGTTAAATCATTTCAATTTTTTACTCAATCGGTGGAGCAATTTTTAACTCATGAGCTTGGTGATATTAAGATCAATCAAACTAAACGAGAACTTAATAGGTTAGTAAATCTTTACAATTCAGAACTAAAACAATTTGAAAAATTAATTACTAAGAAAATAAAAATTTCTCAGAAAAATAAACAAAAAATATTTGATTGTATTGGAGAAGCAACTGGTAGAGAAGTCAAAATGGGTCTTTTGGTTAATCTAATATTAGAAGATACCATTGAAAATGTTTTAGAATATTGGGATAAGTGGGTCGAAAATTTAGCAAATCGTTTAGTTAAAAATAGCGAGAAATGGACTTCTAGCGAAAAAAGTAAACAAGGCAAAATGCGTGACTATGCCCAACAATTTACTAAAGATTTGGGAGTAGATTTTCATGATAATTTTGAGTCTAAAATAATTTCTGAATATTTAGATGACCATATCAAATTATTAGATGAAGATATAAATAATCATATAAATGCAATCAAAAATAATCTTGAGTCTTTAGATTTAGAAATTGGCTCAAATCTTATTCATCAATTTAGTTTATCTATCGCTAATGTGAAACAAGACATTACGTTAAAGCTATTTGTATCGAAAGAAGATAGTGAAAGTGATACTGGGTGGTTTGGTCTTGGAAGTGGTGTATTTGTGGCAAGTTTATTATCAATATTTACTGGAGGACTTCTTACTCCTATTGCATTTGGAACAGGAGTTGCATTTGGATCTGGAGCTGGAGAGCTTTTAGGTTGGTTTGTTGACGATGATTGTAAAGAAAAAGTTTTAGAAAAGGGTTGGGAAAAATTTAGTGAATCTGGAGAAGATATTTATAATAATGTGTGTGACAAAATTATCGCTATTTTTCAAGATAGATCAGATATTATCATTCAAGTTATTCAACAATCGATATGTATCTGTGAAGAGTTAATCATGCAAAATGATTTGTTTCATCAAGAGATGATAAAGTCGAGTCAAATAACTTTAAATGATATTAAACAAAAACGCAGATATTTAGGAAAATTAAAAATTAATTTAGATTATAGTTATTTAAGTGAGTTTTGA
- the radA gene encoding DNA repair and recombination protein RadA: MPKTKTVYICSACGTESIQWFGKCPQCDTYGTLEEQIINPTNNGGTSFSRAGWQSQTREFHTGDAEAKPRASVKFSDITEEEQPRIESGYQELDRVLGGGIVPGSLVLIGGDPGIGKSTLLLQTANQLSLRLPRILYVSAEESGQQIKLRATRLHVGAQEALEMEEQNNHNGNGKKPKKKHSEEKGAVSLASSPNLYVMPETDLEEILKELESLKPQVAIIDSIQTLHYSSLNSAPGSVSQVRECTSALMQVAKRESITLFIVGHVTKEGAIAGPRVLEHLVDTVLYFEGDRYASHRLLRSVKNRFGATHEIGIFEMVDHGLVEVLNPSELFMSSRDELAPGTATIVSSEGTRSIVVELQALVSPTSYTSPRRSTTGVDYNRLQQILAVLEKRVGIPLSKLDAYVASAGGLGVEEPAADLGMAIAIVASFRDRIVDPRTVLIGEIGLGGQVRLVSQMELRLKEAAKLGFKRAIVPKGQTYPSDLGLDIISVNRVIDAIVVAIPNNQNADEPQEEESEQKNPSPTGEG, from the coding sequence ATGCCTAAAACCAAAACTGTTTATATCTGTAGTGCCTGCGGAACTGAGTCTATCCAGTGGTTTGGGAAATGTCCTCAGTGCGATACATACGGAACTTTAGAGGAACAAATTATTAATCCTACGAATAATGGGGGGACAAGTTTTAGTCGGGCTGGTTGGCAGTCTCAAACCCGTGAATTTCATACTGGTGATGCGGAGGCAAAACCACGGGCTTCGGTAAAATTTTCTGATATTACGGAGGAAGAGCAACCGAGAATTGAATCGGGTTATCAGGAATTAGATCGGGTTTTGGGGGGTGGCATTGTACCGGGTTCGTTGGTTTTGATAGGGGGTGATCCAGGTATTGGTAAATCTACGTTATTGTTACAAACAGCCAATCAATTATCTTTGCGTCTTCCTCGCATTCTCTACGTGTCGGCGGAGGAGTCGGGGCAACAGATTAAATTGAGGGCAACTCGTCTTCATGTAGGCGCACAAGAGGCTTTGGAAATGGAGGAACAGAATAATCACAATGGGAATGGTAAAAAGCCCAAAAAGAAACATTCGGAAGAAAAGGGGGCGGTAAGTTTGGCTTCGTCTCCCAATCTTTATGTGATGCCGGAGACTGATTTGGAGGAGATTTTGAAGGAGTTGGAATCTCTGAAGCCTCAAGTGGCGATTATTGACAGTATTCAAACCCTCCATTATTCGAGTCTTAATTCTGCCCCTGGTTCGGTTTCTCAGGTGAGGGAGTGTACTTCGGCTTTGATGCAGGTGGCAAAAAGGGAGAGTATTACTTTGTTTATTGTGGGTCATGTGACGAAGGAAGGGGCGATCGCAGGGCCCCGAGTATTAGAACATTTGGTGGATACGGTACTATATTTTGAGGGCGATCGCTACGCATCCCATCGTCTGTTAAGATCGGTAAAAAATAGGTTTGGGGCTACCCACGAAATCGGTATCTTTGAAATGGTGGATCATGGTTTGGTGGAGGTTTTAAACCCTTCGGAGTTGTTTATGAGTAGTCGGGATGAACTAGCACCAGGTACTGCTACCATCGTCTCCTCGGAGGGTACACGCTCTATTGTGGTGGAGTTACAAGCCTTGGTGAGCCCCACCAGTTATACTTCCCCTCGACGTTCTACCACGGGGGTGGATTACAACCGTTTACAGCAAATTTTGGCAGTATTGGAAAAAAGGGTGGGAATTCCCCTCTCCAAATTAGATGCCTACGTAGCTTCGGCGGGGGGATTGGGAGTAGAAGAACCTGCGGCGGATTTGGGCATGGCGATCGCCATTGTGGCCAGTTTTCGAGATCGTATCGTGGATCCTCGCACCGTCTTAATCGGTGAAATCGGTTTGGGGGGGCAGGTGCGCCTAGTATCTCAGATGGAGTTAAGACTAAAAGAAGCGGCTAAATTGGGGTTTAAAAGGGCGATCGTACCCAAAGGGCAAACCTATCCCAGTGACTTAGGTTTGGATATTATCAGTGTAAATCGGGTCATAGATGCGATCGTGGTTGCCATTCCTAACAACCAAAATGCCGACGAACCACAAGAAGAAGAATCCGAACAAAAAAACCCCTCTCCTACAGGAGAAGGGTAA